Proteins from a single region of Streptomyces spinoverrucosus:
- a CDS encoding N-acyl-D-amino-acid deacylase family protein: MLDHVIKGASVVDGTGAPAFTADVGIQGGRVAAVGKISEAARTTEDASGLVLAPGFVDPHTHYDAQLFWDPYATPSLNHGVTTVVGGNCGFTLAPLHPDRPEDADYTRRMMSRVEGMSLVALEEGAPWSWHGFGEYLDALEGRIAVNAGFMVGHCALRRYVMGADAVGGQPSAGQLDAMVRLLREAMDAGAWGLSTTQSSTHSDGDGQPVASRHAGPAELLALSRAVGEHEGTQIEAIVAGCLDQFSDAEIELFVELSAAAGRPLNWNVLTIDAAVPQRVPRQLLASERARKAGGRVVALTMPILTPMNMSLGTFCALNLIPGWGEILSLPVPERIRRLKDPAVRDGMLRRAASKEAGVFRRLTDFGRYVIGDTYSPQNAGLAGRVVREIAEERGQDPFACLVDICAADDLRTVLWPMPTDNDPASWALRAETWQHEDVLLGGSDAGAHLDRMCGAPYTTRFLGDCLRGRKLVGLERAVRMLTDDPARLFGLRERGRIEEGFHADLVLFDPERIDAGTATLVHDLPGDSPRLDSRAIGVRAVWVNGVEAIRDDVVSGAVPGRVLRSGRDTRTVSTR; encoded by the coding sequence ATGCTCGATCACGTCATCAAAGGCGCGTCCGTCGTCGATGGGACCGGAGCGCCCGCATTCACCGCGGACGTCGGGATACAGGGCGGTCGTGTCGCTGCCGTCGGGAAGATCAGCGAAGCGGCCCGCACGACCGAGGACGCCTCCGGCCTCGTCCTCGCCCCCGGATTCGTCGACCCCCACACCCACTACGACGCCCAGCTCTTCTGGGATCCGTACGCGACCCCCTCCCTCAACCACGGCGTCACGACCGTCGTCGGTGGGAACTGTGGGTTCACGCTCGCGCCGCTTCATCCCGACCGGCCCGAGGACGCCGACTACACGCGTCGGATGATGTCCAGGGTCGAGGGAATGTCGCTGGTCGCGTTGGAGGAGGGGGCGCCCTGGAGCTGGCACGGCTTCGGGGAGTATCTGGACGCGTTGGAGGGGCGGATCGCCGTCAACGCCGGGTTCATGGTGGGGCACTGTGCGCTGCGGCGGTATGTGATGGGGGCGGACGCGGTGGGCGGGCAGCCGTCGGCCGGGCAGCTCGACGCCATGGTGCGGCTGCTGCGCGAGGCCATGGACGCCGGTGCCTGGGGGCTGTCCACCACCCAGTCGTCCACCCACTCCGACGGCGACGGACAGCCCGTCGCCTCGCGGCACGCCGGGCCCGCCGAGCTGCTGGCGCTGTCGCGGGCGGTCGGTGAGCACGAGGGGACGCAGATCGAGGCGATCGTCGCCGGGTGCCTGGACCAGTTCAGCGACGCCGAGATCGAGCTGTTCGTGGAGCTGAGCGCGGCGGCCGGGCGCCCGCTGAACTGGAACGTCCTGACGATCGACGCGGCGGTCCCGCAGCGCGTGCCGAGGCAGCTGCTGGCCAGTGAGCGGGCCCGGAAGGCGGGCGGCCGGGTCGTGGCGCTGACGATGCCGATCCTCACGCCCATGAACATGTCCCTGGGCACCTTCTGCGCGCTCAACCTCATCCCGGGCTGGGGCGAGATCCTGTCCCTGCCCGTGCCCGAGCGGATCCGCAGGCTGAAGGATCCCGCCGTACGGGACGGGATGCTCCGGCGCGCGGCGTCCAAGGAAGCGGGCGTGTTCCGGCGGCTGACGGACTTCGGGCGGTACGTCATCGGCGACACCTACAGCCCGCAGAACGCGGGGCTGGCCGGGAGGGTCGTACGGGAGATCGCGGAGGAGCGCGGCCAGGACCCGTTCGCCTGCCTCGTCGACATCTGCGCGGCCGACGATCTGCGTACGGTCCTGTGGCCCATGCCCACCGACAACGACCCCGCGTCCTGGGCGCTGCGCGCCGAGACCTGGCAGCACGAGGACGTCCTGCTCGGCGGCTCGGACGCGGGCGCGCATCTGGACCGCATGTGCGGGGCGCCGTACACCACCCGCTTCCTCGGGGACTGTCTGCGTGGCCGCAAGCTGGTGGGGCTGGAGCGGGCGGTGAGGATGCTGACCGACGATCCGGCCCGGCTGTTCGGGCTCCGGGAGCGGGGCAGGATCGAGGAGGGCTTCCATGCGGACCTCGTCCTCTTCGACCCGGAACGCATCGACGCCGGTACGGCCACCCTGGTGCACGACCTGCCCGGAGACAGCCCTCGGCTCGACTCCAGGGCGATCGGCGTACGGGCGGTCTGGGTCAACGGCGTCGAGGCGATCCGGGACGACGTGGTGAGCGGGGCGGTGCCGGGGCGGGTGCTTCGCTCGGGCCGGGACACCCGGACGGTGAGCACCCGGTGA
- a CDS encoding aldehyde dehydrogenase family protein, with translation MNRRLFIDGEWVEPDGGHYEVTDPATEQTVGWAPEASRDQTHAACAAARAAFGAWSRTAPQERAAVLARAADLVAGRLEPYAELARAETGATTVTARRMQVGVAAARFRRYARVEPAEWPIAPQINEAGPMGKAGVMGALAVRQPVGVVTCVTSYNNPWANTVGKVAPALAMGNTVVVKPAPQDPLSVYRMAEALEEAGAPRGVVNVVSGRAVEVGEAAVASNDVDMVSFTGSTAVGQRIAEVCGRAMKRRLMELGGKGAALVFDDADLTSAVAGIGTTFSFYSGQICTAPTRVLAQRGVYDRLVEQLAAYASRLKVGDPRERDTVVGPVISAEHRDRVESYVELGRKEGAVVVTGGERPPLDRGFYVAPTLLADCTNDMRVAREEIFGPVVVVIPFDEEDEGVALANDSDYGLIDYVWSADVARAFRVARRLRAGGVGINTVGRNMEAPFGGFKKSGVGRDVGSYALHAYSEVQAIVWPG, from the coding sequence GTGAACCGGCGGCTGTTCATCGACGGGGAATGGGTCGAGCCGGACGGCGGCCACTACGAGGTGACCGACCCGGCGACCGAGCAGACCGTCGGCTGGGCGCCGGAGGCCTCGCGGGATCAGACGCACGCGGCGTGCGCGGCGGCGCGCGCGGCCTTCGGGGCGTGGTCGCGCACGGCACCTCAGGAACGGGCGGCGGTCCTCGCCCGCGCGGCGGACCTCGTCGCGGGCCGGCTGGAGCCGTACGCGGAGCTGGCCCGGGCCGAGACCGGGGCGACGACGGTCACGGCGCGGCGCATGCAGGTCGGGGTGGCCGCCGCGCGCTTTCGCCGGTACGCGCGCGTCGAGCCCGCCGAGTGGCCGATCGCGCCGCAGATCAACGAGGCCGGACCGATGGGGAAGGCCGGTGTGATGGGCGCGCTGGCCGTGCGGCAGCCGGTCGGGGTCGTCACCTGCGTCACCTCGTACAACAACCCCTGGGCGAACACCGTCGGCAAGGTCGCCCCGGCCCTGGCGATGGGCAACACGGTGGTGGTGAAACCGGCCCCGCAGGACCCGCTGTCGGTGTACCGGATGGCGGAGGCGCTGGAGGAGGCCGGTGCGCCGAGGGGTGTGGTGAACGTCGTCTCCGGCCGGGCGGTGGAGGTCGGCGAGGCGGCCGTGGCGTCGAACGACGTCGACATGGTCAGCTTCACCGGCTCCACGGCCGTCGGGCAGCGCATCGCCGAGGTGTGCGGGCGGGCCATGAAACGCCGGCTGATGGAGCTGGGCGGCAAGGGCGCGGCCCTCGTCTTCGACGACGCCGACCTCACCTCGGCGGTCGCCGGCATCGGCACGACGTTCTCCTTCTACAGCGGCCAGATCTGCACGGCACCGACCCGGGTGCTGGCGCAGCGGGGCGTGTACGACCGGCTGGTTGAGCAACTCGCCGCTTATGCAAGCCGGTTGAAGGTCGGTGATCCGCGGGAGCGGGACACCGTCGTCGGGCCGGTGATCTCGGCGGAACACCGGGACCGTGTGGAGTCGTACGTCGAACTCGGCCGCAAGGAGGGCGCGGTCGTCGTGACTGGCGGTGAACGGCCGCCCCTGGACCGCGGCTTCTACGTCGCGCCGACCCTCCTCGCCGACTGCACGAACGACATGCGCGTGGCCCGCGAGGAGATCTTCGGACCGGTGGTCGTCGTCATCCCCTTCGACGAGGAGGACGAGGGAGTGGCGCTGGCCAATGACAGCGACTACGGCCTCATCGACTACGTCTGGTCCGCCGACGTGGCCCGCGCCTTCCGCGTCGCCCGCCGCCTACGGGCCGGCGGCGTCGGCATCAACACCGTCGGCCGCAACATGGAGGCCCCGTTCGGCGGCTTCAAGAAGAGCGGCGTGGGCAGGGACGTCGGCTCCTACGCCCTGCACGCGTACAGCGAGGTGCAGGCGATCGTGTGGCCGGGGTGA
- a CDS encoding alpha/beta hydrolase family protein, translating into MKDVSGAGAPTPTRRSTLAGLAGAAGAVLAAGCTATGASAPAPSPAGTGATPAGDPTPGVMTLFKNPDFNFSVLLALGSAGSGAGEVGEVLTAVNAINKAGLSAQSYVQTFRKLGDRLMAAPEGSRPDDQTTRWRALRAAQYYGQALFFVLGSDDPGSEEQLYKAGRGAWDKFCDLCEPAPVKTNVPYGKTPLPVWFFRPDESERRRPTVILTNGSDGQNVDMWTYGVPAALDRGWNALVYDGPGQGQLLFVDQVVFTPTWEKVVGPLVDWLVARPDVDTDRIALTGLSMAGDLAPRAAAFEDRLAAVVAMPGCLTPWLGFPAEIREILTPNKAETNNIWNKEVVPELSPADAATLKKRFEPFSVPAMLDARKGRMFTDFYTPARRIQALDITNVVRRIKMPALVLDYEDEQFYPGQARQMFDRLTSPKDYVKLTAATGAQLHCSPMAPQQHCEVVFDWLDETLSGR; encoded by the coding sequence ATGAAGGATGTCTCCGGTGCCGGTGCGCCCACGCCCACCCGTCGCAGCACGCTCGCCGGGCTCGCCGGTGCCGCCGGTGCCGTACTGGCCGCCGGGTGCACCGCGACGGGCGCGAGCGCACCCGCGCCAAGCCCCGCGGGGACAGGCGCCACCCCGGCGGGCGACCCCACGCCCGGGGTGATGACGCTGTTCAAGAACCCGGACTTCAACTTCAGCGTGCTGTTGGCGCTCGGCAGTGCCGGCTCCGGCGCCGGTGAGGTGGGCGAGGTGCTCACCGCCGTCAACGCGATCAACAAGGCCGGCCTGTCCGCGCAGTCGTACGTGCAGACCTTCCGAAAGCTCGGCGACCGGCTGATGGCGGCGCCCGAGGGCAGCAGGCCCGACGACCAGACCACGCGGTGGCGTGCGCTGCGGGCCGCGCAGTACTACGGACAGGCCCTGTTCTTCGTCCTGGGCTCCGACGACCCGGGCAGCGAGGAGCAGCTGTACAAGGCCGGACGCGGCGCCTGGGACAAGTTCTGCGACCTGTGCGAACCGGCGCCGGTGAAGACCAACGTCCCGTACGGGAAGACGCCGCTGCCCGTGTGGTTCTTCCGGCCCGACGAGTCCGAGCGGCGCCGCCCCACCGTGATCCTCACCAACGGCAGCGACGGGCAGAACGTCGACATGTGGACCTACGGCGTCCCGGCCGCCCTGGACCGCGGCTGGAACGCCCTCGTGTACGACGGGCCGGGCCAGGGGCAGCTGCTCTTCGTCGACCAGGTGGTCTTCACACCGACCTGGGAGAAGGTCGTCGGCCCGCTCGTCGACTGGCTCGTCGCCCGGCCGGACGTGGACACCGACAGGATCGCCCTCACCGGGCTGAGCATGGCGGGCGATCTGGCGCCCCGGGCAGCGGCCTTCGAGGACCGGCTCGCCGCCGTGGTGGCGATGCCCGGCTGTCTGACGCCCTGGCTGGGCTTCCCTGCGGAGATCCGGGAGATCCTCACCCCGAACAAGGCGGAGACCAACAACATCTGGAACAAGGAGGTCGTTCCCGAGTTGTCCCCCGCCGACGCCGCGACGCTGAAGAAGCGCTTCGAGCCGTTCTCCGTGCCGGCGATGCTCGACGCGCGCAAGGGCAGGATGTTCACCGACTTCTACACGCCCGCCAGGCGCATCCAGGCGCTGGACATCACGAACGTCGTGCGCCGTATCAAGATGCCCGCGCTGGTCCTCGACTACGAGGACGAACAGTTCTACCCCGGTCAGGCACGCCAGATGTTCGACAGGCTGACCTCCCCCAAGGACTACGTGAAGCTCACCGCGGCCACCGGCGCGCAGCTGCACTGCTCCCCCATGGCCCCGCAACAGCACTGCGAGGTCGTCTTCGACTGGCTGGACGAGACACTGTCCGGTCGCTGA
- a CDS encoding nitroreductase/quinone reductase family protein, giving the protein MSRDNDLRFRITTTVQRRLLNPVVRRMPLQTLLETTGRVSGLPRRTPVGGRRVGDSFWLVSEFGDRSQYVRNIHADPKVRVRLGGRWYEGTAHLLPDDDPVARLRSLPRMNSTAVRAIGMNLLTVRVDLADGDARA; this is encoded by the coding sequence ATGAGCCGCGACAACGACCTCAGATTCCGCATCACCACGACCGTCCAGCGCCGCCTCCTCAACCCCGTCGTGCGCCGGATGCCCCTCCAGACCCTCCTGGAGACCACGGGCCGTGTCTCCGGCCTCCCCCGCCGCACCCCGGTCGGCGGCCGCCGCGTCGGCGACTCCTTCTGGCTGGTCTCGGAGTTCGGCGACCGCTCCCAGTACGTCCGCAACATCCACGCCGACCCGAAGGTGCGGGTACGGCTCGGAGGCCGCTGGTACGAGGGGACGGCTCACCTCCTGCCGGACGACGACCCGGTCGCCCGCCTGCGCAGCCTGCCCCGCATGAACAGCACGGCGGTGCGGGCGATCGGGATGAATCTGCTGACGGTGCGGGTGGATCTGGCGGACGGTGACGCCCGCGCCTGA
- a CDS encoding endonuclease/exonuclease/phosphatase family protein, translating to MRVVTWNLWWRFGPWAERQKAILGALRELRPDVVGLQEVWDAGGENLAEWLAGELDLHWTWAPSHVPERWQHRIGDPTVGIGNAVLSRWPITEQAVLPLPAPTDVNDGRLALYTRLATPSYTVPFFTTHLTSQLHASATRCRQVTALAEFVAEHRGGTAFPAIVTGDFNAWPDSDEIRLFGGYRTAPAVPRQVLLDAWEYAEPGAPSHTWDPANPYVAAGRLPGARIDYIHVGPPGPDGLGHVRAVRRAGDGPVDGVWPSDHAAVVADLAL from the coding sequence ATGCGGGTCGTGACCTGGAACCTGTGGTGGCGGTTCGGGCCCTGGGCGGAGCGGCAGAAGGCGATCCTCGGCGCGCTGCGCGAGTTGCGCCCCGATGTGGTGGGTCTGCAGGAGGTGTGGGACGCCGGCGGGGAGAACCTCGCCGAGTGGCTGGCCGGCGAACTGGACCTGCACTGGACCTGGGCCCCCTCGCACGTTCCCGAGCGCTGGCAGCACCGCATAGGCGATCCCACCGTCGGCATCGGCAACGCCGTCCTCAGTCGTTGGCCCATCACCGAACAGGCCGTCCTCCCGCTCCCGGCGCCCACGGACGTCAACGACGGCCGCCTCGCCCTCTACACCCGCCTGGCAACACCTTCGTACACGGTGCCCTTCTTCACCACCCACCTCACCTCGCAGCTGCACGCGTCGGCCACCCGCTGCCGTCAGGTCACCGCGCTGGCCGAGTTCGTCGCCGAACACCGGGGCGGCACGGCGTTCCCGGCGATCGTCACGGGCGACTTCAACGCCTGGCCCGACTCCGACGAGATCCGCCTCTTCGGCGGCTACCGCACCGCCCCGGCGGTCCCCCGCCAGGTCCTTCTCGACGCCTGGGAGTACGCCGAGCCGGGCGCCCCGTCCCACACCTGGGACCCGGCGAACCCGTACGTCGCCGCCGGCCGCCTGCCCGGGGCCCGCATCGACTACATCCATGTCGGCCCGCCCGGCCCGGACGGCCTCGGCCATGTCCGGGCGGTCCGGCGGGCGGGCGACGGCCCGGTGGACGGCGTCTGGCCCTCCGACCACGCGGCCGTCGTCGCCGACCTGGCCCTTTAG
- a CDS encoding peptidoglycan-binding protein, producing MTGFLRPADSPAGRRAWLAGLCESIPKADSKNELLDLIDSALSVDPPQGDPGTLESLSRRYRDRVDDVGAVHDRVERVARKGLPEVWVGDTSVLASEVVSAANRAVLQMGEAFHGGATVLLRLADALADAQRQDTEGRGKMRQAKSTLGGRDGFFDDLHEDDDEEFDRLTARFYASDGVDLMHKAAVAAEDAVRAAVRDLNKWAAEARAGKMDTGELTAVDKLMLADTGAAGTPTELNEILTADDLARAGQRMDRLNRADEAAMERMLAQSGSPQERAYLMKALAAGHSVGEIAEFQGKIAGKDPEWLRRHLTPVVTAEDSMDDEGLAQDGSNNNKDSVLFHNQLWVQGGDGSEGTCVASSTVNARAMLDPIYALDLTGGPSGQEDDPEAFRQRLVAEQHRLHTEGEGGDNWTGMGQEGQERIADSTLGSATGDDYRRHDLDSANDRRAILDDVEKAVAEGKPVPVDVSGDEGAHAMMIIGQEGDRLQIYNPWGTTTWVSEDDFINGNMGKASNSELNNAYQVYVPQ from the coding sequence ATGACGGGTTTTCTGCGACCCGCGGACTCCCCGGCGGGCCGGCGCGCCTGGCTGGCCGGACTGTGCGAGTCGATCCCCAAGGCCGACAGCAAGAACGAGCTGCTGGACCTGATCGACAGCGCGCTCTCCGTGGACCCGCCCCAGGGCGACCCGGGGACGCTGGAGTCGCTGAGCAGGCGCTACCGCGACCGGGTCGACGACGTCGGCGCGGTGCACGACCGCGTGGAGCGGGTGGCCCGCAAGGGACTGCCCGAGGTGTGGGTCGGCGACACCAGCGTGCTGGCCTCCGAGGTGGTGTCCGCGGCCAACCGTGCCGTCCTCCAGATGGGCGAGGCCTTCCACGGCGGCGCCACGGTGCTGCTCAGGCTCGCCGACGCGCTCGCGGACGCGCAGCGGCAGGACACCGAGGGCCGCGGGAAGATGCGGCAGGCCAAGAGCACGCTCGGCGGCCGGGACGGCTTCTTCGACGACCTGCACGAGGACGACGACGAGGAGTTCGACCGGCTCACCGCGCGCTTCTACGCCTCCGACGGCGTCGACCTGATGCACAAGGCCGCCGTCGCCGCCGAGGACGCCGTCCGCGCCGCCGTCCGCGACCTGAACAAGTGGGCGGCCGAGGCCCGCGCCGGGAAGATGGACACCGGCGAACTGACCGCCGTCGACAAGCTGATGCTCGCCGACACCGGCGCCGCGGGCACCCCCACCGAGCTGAACGAGATCCTCACCGCCGACGACCTGGCCCGCGCCGGGCAGCGCATGGACCGGCTGAACCGCGCCGACGAGGCGGCCATGGAACGCATGCTGGCGCAGTCGGGCAGCCCGCAGGAACGGGCCTACCTGATGAAGGCCCTGGCCGCGGGCCACAGCGTCGGGGAGATCGCGGAGTTCCAGGGCAAGATCGCGGGCAAGGACCCCGAGTGGCTGCGCCGGCACCTGACGCCGGTGGTCACGGCCGAGGACAGCATGGACGACGAGGGCCTCGCCCAGGACGGCTCGAACAACAACAAGGACTCCGTCCTGTTCCACAACCAGCTGTGGGTCCAGGGCGGCGACGGCTCCGAGGGCACCTGCGTGGCCTCCTCCACCGTCAACGCCCGCGCCATGCTGGACCCGATCTACGCCCTCGACCTCACCGGCGGCCCCAGCGGTCAGGAGGACGACCCGGAGGCGTTCCGGCAGCGCCTGGTCGCCGAACAGCACCGGCTGCACACCGAGGGCGAAGGCGGCGACAACTGGACCGGCATGGGCCAGGAGGGCCAGGAACGCATCGCCGACTCCACCCTCGGCAGCGCCACCGGCGACGACTACCGGCGCCACGACCTCGACAGCGCCAACGACCGCAGGGCGATCCTCGACGATGTCGAGAAGGCGGTCGCCGAGGGCAAGCCGGTCCCGGTCGACGTCTCCGGCGACGAGGGCGCCCACGCGATGATGATCATCGGCCAGGAGGGCGACCGGCTCCAGATCTACAACCCCTGGGGCACGACCACATGGGTCAGCGAGGACGACTTCATCAACGGCAACATGGGCAAGGCTTCAAACAGTGAACTCAACAACGCGTACCAGGTCTACGTCCCCCAGTAG
- a CDS encoding protease inhibitor I42 family protein: MAAAFGAAALLVLTAGCGSGDEQPTSHPTQDTTIEAAVGERFTLTVNENASTRSHWYLVDPKPDSAVVRAQGRETGSGGEEMPGADSELTFTFEATGKGSTEIVLMHCTFTSTCDKGDGTPAPTPTGGAAPTEPERVTYRVTVE; encoded by the coding sequence GTGGCCGCCGCGTTCGGCGCCGCAGCGCTGCTGGTACTGACGGCGGGGTGCGGATCGGGCGACGAACAGCCCACCAGCCACCCCACGCAGGACACCACCATCGAGGCGGCGGTCGGCGAACGCTTCACCCTCACGGTGAACGAGAACGCCTCGACGCGCTCCCACTGGTACCTCGTGGATCCCAAGCCGGACAGCGCGGTCGTGCGGGCGCAGGGCCGGGAGACCGGGTCCGGGGGTGAGGAGATGCCCGGCGCCGACAGCGAACTGACCTTCACCTTCGAGGCGACCGGCAAGGGCAGCACCGAGATCGTGCTGATGCACTGCACGTTCACCAGCACCTGCGACAAGGGCGACGGCACCCCCGCTCCGACCCCGACGGGCGGCGCCGCACCGACCGAGCCGGAGCGGGTCACGTACCGGGTCACGGTGGAGTGA
- a CDS encoding CehA/McbA family metallohydrolase, with protein MCDDEAGIGRRTLFVTGAATALTLTGVSFASAAGQQQTKTVRGTLPPGSPDFVYVPVDIPSGVRELKVAYTYDRPSVPSGTAGNALDIGIFDERGTELGGRGFRGWSGGARTEFFVRADEATPGYIPGPVRRGTWHIALGPYTVAPQGLAYEITITLTYGEPGAAARPVYPPDRAKGRGRDWYRGDCHLHSWYSDGRRTPAEIGALARAAGLDFINSSEHNTHSAHAHWADVAGDDLLVMLGEEVTTRNGHVVALGTDPGTFVDWRYRARDNRYGRFARQIREAGGLVVPAHPHATCIGCNWKFGFDEADAIEVWNGPWTPDDEMALADWDSMLVASVREEGRGWVPAMGSSDAHRDPDVVGRPQTVVLADDLTREAVQEGIRAGRSYVAESQNVSLSFTASGGRGEHAGIGERLRVDRETPVTVRLEVSGAPRCVVRFVTDQGVLHTSAPLPVAGSGVVEWRTTPSYAAYVRAELRHEAALGPLPGALAAFTNPIFLGRA; from the coding sequence ATGTGTGACGACGAGGCAGGGATCGGAAGACGCACGCTGTTCGTGACGGGTGCCGCCACCGCGCTTACGCTCACGGGTGTGAGCTTCGCGTCGGCCGCCGGCCAGCAGCAGACGAAGACCGTACGGGGCACACTCCCGCCCGGTTCACCCGACTTCGTGTACGTACCGGTGGACATCCCCTCCGGCGTACGGGAGCTCAAGGTCGCCTACACCTACGACCGCCCGTCCGTCCCCTCCGGCACCGCGGGCAACGCCCTCGACATCGGCATCTTCGACGAGCGCGGCACCGAGCTGGGCGGCCGGGGCTTCAGGGGCTGGTCGGGCGGGGCGCGCACGGAGTTCTTCGTCCGCGCCGACGAGGCGACCCCCGGCTACATCCCGGGTCCGGTGCGGCGGGGCACCTGGCACATCGCGCTGGGCCCGTACACGGTGGCGCCGCAGGGGCTGGCGTACGAGATCACGATCACGCTGACGTACGGCGAACCCGGTGCCGCCGCCCGGCCGGTGTACCCGCCGGACCGGGCGAAGGGCCGGGGCCGGGACTGGTACCGGGGCGACTGCCATCTGCACTCCTGGTACTCCGACGGCCGCCGCACTCCCGCCGAGATCGGGGCGCTGGCGCGGGCGGCAGGACTGGACTTCATCAACAGCTCGGAGCACAACACGCACTCCGCGCACGCCCACTGGGCGGACGTGGCGGGCGACGACCTGCTGGTGATGCTGGGCGAGGAGGTCACCACCCGCAACGGTCACGTGGTCGCGCTCGGCACCGACCCCGGCACCTTCGTCGACTGGCGCTACCGGGCCCGCGACAACCGCTACGGCCGGTTCGCCCGCCAGATCCGCGAGGCCGGCGGCCTGGTCGTGCCGGCCCACCCGCACGCCACCTGCATCGGCTGCAACTGGAAGTTCGGCTTCGACGAGGCGGACGCCATCGAGGTGTGGAACGGCCCCTGGACGCCCGACGACGAGATGGCGCTGGCCGACTGGGACAGCATGCTGGTCGCGTCCGTGCGCGAGGAGGGGCGGGGCTGGGTCCCGGCGATGGGCAGCAGCGACGCCCACCGGGACCCGGACGTCGTCGGCCGCCCGCAGACCGTCGTCCTCGCCGACGACCTGACCCGGGAGGCCGTCCAGGAGGGCATCCGCGCCGGGCGGTCGTACGTCGCCGAGTCTCAGAACGTGTCGCTGTCCTTCACGGCGTCCGGCGGCCGCGGTGAACACGCCGGTATCGGCGAGCGGTTGAGGGTCGACCGGGAGACGCCGGTGACCGTGCGGCTGGAGGTGAGCGGGGCCCCGCGCTGTGTCGTGCGGTTCGTCACCGACCAGGGTGTGCTGCATACGAGCGCGCCGTTGCCGGTGGCCGGTTCGGGGGTGGTGGAGTGGCGTACGACGCCGTCGTACGCGGCGTACGTACGGGCCGAGTTGCGGCACGAGGCGGCGCTGGGGCCGTTGCCGGGGGCGTTGGCCGCGTTCACGAACCCGATCTTCCTGGGGCGGGCGTGA
- a CDS encoding LLM class F420-dependent oxidoreductase, giving the protein MRIAVTIFLTDETITPTRLARELEQRGFAGLYLPEHTHIPTERTTPYPAGGDLPPEYGRTLDPFVALGQAAAVTERLGLGTGITLVAQHDPIDLAKQIATLDHLSGGRFTLGLGFGWNVEEAADHAVQWRTRRELVRDRMALMRALWSEEPTGYEGEFGSVRASFAYPKPVQKPRGPVVGPRTLIGGAAGPKLFSHISEYADGWLPIGGRGLSESLPVLRAAWTDAGRDPSALQVVPYAVHPTPGKLAHYAELGIEEVVVQLPPAGEAEVLRVLDGYAEYL; this is encoded by the coding sequence ATGCGCATCGCCGTCACCATCTTCCTCACGGACGAGACCATCACCCCGACCCGGCTCGCCCGTGAGCTGGAGCAGCGGGGCTTCGCCGGGCTGTACCTGCCCGAGCACACCCACATCCCCACCGAGCGGACCACCCCGTACCCGGCGGGCGGCGACCTGCCCCCCGAGTACGGCCGCACCCTCGACCCCTTCGTCGCCCTCGGCCAGGCCGCCGCGGTCACCGAACGCCTCGGGCTCGGCACCGGCATCACGCTGGTCGCCCAGCACGACCCGATCGACCTGGCCAAGCAGATCGCGACCCTCGACCACCTCTCCGGCGGCCGCTTCACCCTCGGCCTCGGCTTCGGCTGGAACGTGGAGGAGGCCGCCGACCACGCAGTGCAGTGGCGGACGCGACGGGAACTGGTCCGGGACCGGATGGCGTTGATGCGCGCGTTGTGGTCGGAGGAACCGACCGGGTACGAGGGCGAGTTCGGCAGCGTGCGGGCGAGCTTCGCGTACCCCAAGCCCGTGCAGAAGCCGCGCGGCCCGGTCGTGGGGCCCCGCACGCTCATCGGCGGCGCGGCGGGCCCGAAGCTGTTCTCGCACATCAGCGAGTACGCCGACGGCTGGCTGCCGATCGGCGGGCGGGGCCTGTCCGAGTCGCTCCCGGTGCTGCGGGCCGCCTGGACCGACGCCGGCCGCGACCCGTCCGCACTCCAGGTCGTCCCGTACGCCGTCCACCCCACCCCGGGCAAGCTCGCGCACTACGCGGAGCTGGGCATCGAGGAGGTTGTCGTGCAACTGCCGCCGGCTGGGGAGGCAGAGGTCCTGCGGGTGTTGGACGGGTATGCCGAGTACTTGTAA